Below is a genomic region from Syngnathus acus chromosome 20, fSynAcu1.2, whole genome shotgun sequence.
TGCCTTGGGCCGCCTGGCGGTCCACAACGCTGACCTGGCTGACAATTTAGTGAAGGAAGACATCCTGCCCCAGCTCATCCGCTCGCTTACCATACAGAACGTGAGTATACGAGCAGTACAAAACATCTGGAAGCAGTCAACTTGtaccacagtaaaaaaaattaaaaaaaacatcttaatTTCACAATCAACCAGAAACATAATCTCTTTGGTATTTCTATCATTAAAgcttgtttattattattattttgcagaGGTTGTATAAGAAAGCAGCTGCGTTTGTGCTACGTGCTGTGTCCAAACACTCTCCTGAGCTTGCTAAGGCGGTGGTGGCCAGCGGAGGTGTGGACGCGCTCGTTCTATGTCTCGAGGACTTTGACCCCGGTGTGAAGGAAGCCGCCGCCTTGGCTCTGGGCTTCATTGCACGACATAATGATTGTAAAAAAACCcgacatgatttttttatatttgtgttgttGGGTTTAGAAAAAATGTTCACGATTCccatgtgtgcatgtgggctggtgtttttttttttcttttttttttttctgtagccCTGTCCCAGTCCATTGTGGATGCAGGTGCAGTCCCCATGCTGGTGTTGTGCCTCTTGGAGCCCGAGATTGCCCTCAAACGCACGGCGGCCTCGGTGCTCAGTGACATTGCCAAACACACGCCGGAATTAGCCCAAATTGTGGTGGAAGCTGGCGCCATCGCACATCTGGCACAGATGATCCTCAACCCAGACACCAAACTCAGGGTGAGGATGAAACATTAAGAAATGGTTGCATTTGAGCCAAGTGTACTTTTCTCCACACAGAGGCAGGTATTCTCCGCTTTGGGTCAGATCAGCAAACACTCGGTGTGCCTGGCTGAGATGGTGATCGAGGCCGATGTCTTCCCTGCAGCCATGATGTGCCTCCGGGATCCGGACGAGTGCGTCAAAAATAATGTCACCATCCTGATGAGAGAGGTGGTCAAACACACCCCTGAGGTAGTTAACTGCACACAGGCACGCCGgcgtaaacacacacagtgcaagatgtgtttgtcatttttttttttttttttttgcagctatCGCAGGTAATAGTAAACTGCGGCGGCACGGCCGAAGTCATCACCTACCTCGGCGAGTGTCGTGGAAGTCTGAGGTTGCCGGGGATCATGATGTTGGGATATGTGGCGGCGCATAGTGAGAACTTGGCCATGGCTGTCATTCTCTCCCaagtgagcatttttttttcatggatggatttttttcatggATTCATGGAGCGCACACTTGACACTTTGTTTCCTGCTGTACTTGCAGGGGTTGCTCCAGCTGGCTTTGTGTCTATCAGAGGAGACGCAACACCACATCAAGGCCGTGACAGCCTGGTGCATCGGCCAGATAGGACATCACACCCCTATACATGCCAAGGCTGTCGCCACTGCCAACCTGCTGCCCAAATTGCTGCAACTCTACATGGATGCCAACAGTTCCGAGGACCTGCAGACAAAAGTAAGGGAAAAACGTGCCGTGCTTTGATGAATCATTTAAGATCTAAATCCACCAATACTTTTTGGGGTTTAGAGTAAGAAGGCTCTGAAGATGATCTTACAGAAGTGTACCGACTTGCCAGCGCTGGAGTCCCTCCTCTACGATGCACCTAGCAACATTATCAAACATGTTGTCTGCCAGTTCAGCAAGGTGAGTCAGTCAAAACAACCAATGCTAAATTTGATTTTCATGCTCCTCTCCTCTCATCTCATCTGGCAGGTATTACCTCATGACAGTCTAGCGCGTCGTGCATTTGTGACCAGCGGAGGTTTAAAGAAAGTGCAAGAGATCCAGGCGGAGCCGGGCTCCGTTCTTCAGGAACACATTAATTCTATCAACAGCTGCTTCCCAGAGGAGATAGTCAGGTACACGCACTTTAGACTTGTCAAACAAGCACAAATGGGGCCTAAAGTGTCAGTGTGAATTTGATCAAAATCATTCTTTTTGTAATGTGAAAACATAGTAAGGAACGTTACACCCAgctagtcaagtcaagtttgtttaaaaagtatttctccttgtttgctgttgcagGTATTACACTCCAGGCTATTCAGAAGTGTTGTTGGAGCGCTTAGAGAACTTTAAGATATCCTGAGACCATCTGGCATCCCCCCCATGCTACATTACCGTGAAAGCACATGCATCAAATATGCCTCAAACATTCAACATGGGCTTGAAGTTTTATGATTAATAATGAAACCGTGTAGACTAGACAGTCATAAAGCTGTTGTAGATTGCATGCACACGATGGTAAAATTGTACCTTTAAGAGCAGGATAAATGTCActgaatatcaaataaattgttACCATCAATTCATTGTCCTCATTCACTGAAGAATAAATACATTGTAAAGGCGGTAGTGTTGGcttgtgagtgaacgattcgttgaAGAGAACGatttttttcagtgaacgagagtgaacgaatcagttCCTAAagtgagggttagggttaggtttagggttagggttctttcttcagttcatatgacttcaaccagtaggtgtcggtattgcgcattgaagctggtgccacctcgccgtaaaacaaaacgaagaagaaaatgacgtcacttcccgttgagcgagtgagcgagtcagtgagtgagtgatttgcatttccagttcatcgcgagaacggatcaatgagggaacgaatcctaactttcccgttcgcgaacgagtcaatgggtgaactgccttccttccttcccgtgcatcaacggatcagtcagtgacaCCTGCCCACCCTCGGAGGCCGGCCTCTTTCAGtggacgtgttgcgtctccctcctggcgtgatttatgtaagccagaatgtcgatttacgatttgccaaggaaagaaagaaccactcacaaCGGGTagctttattgcatgaagggatgcgccgttatgcaacaacggagagattatgcttctctttgggtcatcttgattttataacacttatagtagtttttaaataacgtgtacacctaaatattgttatccaatatatccactgcaatttcacattcgattgctggtttgaaatttactttcattattattattgtttttttttcaataaacatttatcttcaaacttgtctggtgttttattccttgtttttatattcaccaactaaaacaaaaatcagacatttggttgaCTGCTtcatatgacaatatgtatgtgttttacgttgttatatgagttggtgtcacCCAAAAGAataaatgtcggcataacggatttttcttacaaccttttattcaaacacaaacacattcggtataagaacaccatcaactacaatccaacaaatacaaacataaaacataaatgtcggcataacgtgtcggctggcatagcagcaacgctgtctgtcactcacgaACCTGAGAATgggggtgtacctaatagagtgtccgaatgacgtcacagatcaaacagccaatcagaaagtgggggtgagggcgggtgtggcacttttcactttcagttaagctttggccatgatttttccctaatgaactggcctgttattagggacacctgaaaatggcggtgtacttaatggagtgtccgagtgacgtcacagatcaaacagccaatcagaaagtgggggtgagggcgggtgtggcacttttcactttcagttaagctttggccatgatttatccctaatgaactggcctgttattaggtacacgtgaaaatggcggtgtacctaatggagtgtcctaGTGACGTCAcggatcaaacagccaatcagaaagtgggggtgagggcgggtgtggcacttttcacttaaaccaggggtgccgACCACCAGTCCTCgaagggccgcgttccaacatgttttccaagtgaccctcgttaaacacacctgcgtgaaaagttttagccactttcacgttctgcaggagctaaaacttttcacgcaggtgcacttaacgagggaatcacacggacactccattaggtacaccgccatgttcaagtgtacctaataacaggccactttattagggaaatatcatggtcaaaggtcacaggtgtcaagctctggtccgcagggccgcgttccaatatgttttccaagttaccctcgttaagcgcacctgcgtgaaaagttttagctactttcacgttctgcaggagctaaaacttttcacgcaggtgcacttaacgagggaatcacacggacactccattaggtacaccgccattttcaagtgtacctaataacaggccactttattagggaaatatcatggtcaaaggtcacaggtgtcaagtcTAGTCCTCgaagggccgcgttccaacatgttttccaagtgaccctcgttaagcgcacctgcgtgaaaagttttagctactttcacgttctgcaggagctaaaacttttcacgcaggtgcacttaacgagggaatcacacggacactccattaggtacaccgccattttcaagtgtacctaataacaggccactttattagggaaatatcatggtcaaaggtcacaggtgtcaagtcTAGTCCTCgaagggccgcgttccaacatgttttccaagtgaccctcgttaagcgcacctgcgtgaaaagttttagctactttcacgttctgcaggagctaaaacttttcacgcaggtgcacttaacgagggaatcacacggacactccattaggtacaccgccattttcaagtgtacctaataacaggccactttattagggaaatatcatggtcaaaggtcacaggtgtcaagtcTAGTCCTCgaagggccgcgttccaacatgttttccaagtgaccctcgttaagcgcacctgcgtgaaaagttttagctactttcacgttctgcaggagctagaacttttcacgcaggtgcacttaacgagggaatcacacggacactccattaggtacaccgccattttcaagtgtacctaataacaggccactttattagggaaatatcatggtcaaaggtcacaggtgtcaagtcTAGTCCTCgaagggccgcgttccaacatgttttccaagtgaccctcgttaagcgcacctgcgtgaaaagttttagctcctttcacgttctgcaggagctaaaacttttcacgcaggtgcacttaacgagggaatcacacggacactccattaggtacaccgccattttcaagtgtacctaataacaggccactttattagggaaatatcatggtcaaaggtcacaggtgtcaagtcTAGTCCTAgaagggccgcgttccaacatgttttccaagtgaccctcgttaagcgcacctgcgcgaaaagttttagctcctttcacgttctgcagtagctaaaacttttcacgcaggtgcacttaacgagggaatcacacggacactccattaggtacactgccattttcaaagtggcctgttatttggtacacttgaaaatggcagtgtacctaatggagtgtccgtgtgattccctcgttaagtgcacctgcgtgaaaagttttagctcctacaaaacgtgaaagtagctaaaacttttcacgcaggtgcgcttaacgagggtcacttggaaaacatgttggaacgcggcccttcGAGGACTAgacttgacacctgtgacctttgaccatgatatttccctaataaagtggcctgttatttggtacacttgaaaatggcggtgtacctaatggagtgtctgtgtgattccctcgttaagtgcacctgcgtgaaaagttttagctcctgcagaacgtgaaagtagctaaaacttttcacgcaggtgcgcttaacgagggtcacttggaaaacatgttggaacgcggcccttcGAGGACTAgacttgacacctgtgacctttgaccatgatatttccctaataaagtggcctgttatttggtacacttgaaaatggcggtgtacctaatggagtgtccgtgtgattccctcgttaagtgcacctgcgtgaaaagttttagctactgcagaacgtgaaaggagctaaaacttttcacgcaggtgtacttaacgagggtaacttggaaaacatattggaacgcggccccgaggagtagcgcttgacacctgtgacctttgaccatgatatttccctaataaagtggcctgttatttggcacacttgaaaatggcagtgtacctaatggagtgtccgtgtgattccctcgttaagtgcacctgcgtgaaaagttttagctactgcagaacgtgaaaggagctaaaacttttcacgcaggtgcacttaacgagggtaacttggaaaacatattggaacgcggccccgaggactagcgcttgacacctgtgacctttgaccgtgatatttccctaatgaagtggcctgttatttggtacacttgaaaatggcagtgtacctaatggagtgtccgtgtgattccctcgttaagtgcacctgcgtgaaaagttttagctactgcagaacgtgaaaggagctaaaacttttcacgcaggtgcacttaacgagggtaacttggaaaacatattggaacgcggccccgaggactagcgcttgacacctgtgacctttgaccgtgatatttccctaatgaagtggcctgttatttggtacacttgaaaatggcagtgtacctaatggagtgtccgtgtgattccctcgttaagtgcacctgcgtgaaaagttttagctccttacagaacgtgaaaggagctaaaacttttcacgcaggtgtgtttaacgagggtcacttggaaaacatgttggaacgcggccccgaggagtagcgcttgacacctgtgacctttgaccatgatatttccctaataaagtggcctgttatttggtacacttgaaaatggcagtgtacctaatggagtgtccatgtgattccctcgttaagtgcacctgcgtgaaaagttttagctactgcagaacgtgaaaggagctaaaacttttcacgcaggtgcacttaacgagggtaacttggaaaacatattggaacgcggccccgaggactagagcttgacacctgtgacctttgaccatgatatttccctaataaagtggcctgttattgtACActtaaaaatggcggtgtacctaatagtgtccgagtgacgtcacagatcaacgagccaatcagaaagtgggggtgagggtgggtgtggcactcttcacttaagctttttccctaatgaagtggcctgtgattaggtacacctcatggacacttcaataggtacactacacgaggtaaaaaaataaacgaataaataagaaagtgtagcgaacgatttggtgaacgattcttttgaacaaatcttttgagtgaactaaTTCTAAAGATTGTCCAagtggaatgcacatcactagtacaaaacagtatAGCTGGGCAACTAGTATGCCAGGtagaaatagccgactggttagtgacgcCGGCTCTTACTCGGTGcgaacttggttcgatcccggGCGTGAGGTTGTACGAAGTCGTCTTTTTAGAACTAGAACCTCGCTTTGTATGCGTACGCATatgtaaacaaatgcaagtattaatgttaatttttttgagtgCAATGATtgtaaagattcagttcacttagaactagaatgcacatcactaaaaGGCGACTCTTTCAATTAGCCATACAGCGACCCCTGGCGGCCGGGGCTCCACACTGCGGCTCAGCTGCTGCAGCACAATTTTTGAAGCAATACGTGTGCAGCAGCTGCAGGCCACATGGCGAAGTGAGTGGTCTTTGTTGATTGTCTCGCACCCACATCCACATCCACATCCACGCTCGCTTCCCACATTGTTTTGTCGCCTGCTTGGACCAGCTGGCATCCCCGCCTCCTCTTTAACAAGATATGTTTAAATCCTCATCCATTCAGAACCACCTCCCTTCAGTATAGCTGCATGGTACACAATAGGATTATTCCGTGATATCATGACAATAAAATAtagaatataaaatgta
It encodes:
- the spag6 gene encoding sperm-associated antigen 6, with the translated sequence MTQRQIVQVFEQYNKSRMQFVQTVADLADRPQNIEILQKAGVMSMLRPLMLDVVPGIQQKAALALGRLAVHNADLADNLVKEDILPQLIRSLTIQNRLYKKAAAFVLRAVSKHSPELAKAVVASGGVDALVLCLEDFDPGVKEAAALALGFIARHNDSLSQSIVDAGAVPMLVLCLLEPEIALKRTAASVLSDIAKHTPELAQIVVEAGAIAHLAQMILNPDTKLRRQVFSALGQISKHSVCLAEMVIEADVFPAAMMCLRDPDECVKNNVTILMREVVKHTPELSQVIVNCGGTAEVITYLGECRGSLRLPGIMMLGYVAAHSENLAMAVILSQGLLQLALCLSEETQHHIKAVTAWCIGQIGHHTPIHAKAVATANLLPKLLQLYMDANSSEDLQTKSKKALKMILQKCTDLPALESLLYDAPSNIIKHVVCQFSKVLPHDSLARRAFVTSGGLKKVQEIQAEPGSVLQEHINSINSCFPEEIVRYYTPGYSEVLLERLENFKIS